The genomic region GCCGCAGCCGCTCGGCCCGCATCTGGTGCCCGATCGTTTCCACCGCCTCGGCCAGCTTGCCGAAAAACTGGTTTGTGCCCTCGGGCACGATCACGGCCATCCCGATATCGCGGGCCCGCGCCAGCATCGAAGCGGTCAAGTCGCGCCGGAAGCCGATCTCGGCAATTGCGGCCTCAACCTTATCGATCGTCCCCTGCCGCACCCCCGGCCGCCCGTTGAGCACGCGATCCACCGTCGCCAGCGACACCCCCGCCGCCCGCGCCAGATCGTGGACTGTGACTCGGCCGCCGGTGGTCAAAAGTGTTCCTCCCTCATTGAGGTACGTAAGTCATGACCGCTCCTCGCGCGCACGTCAATACGGGTTGATAGCGGTCGATACCCACACCCCTGCTGAGGTGTCGGCGATGTTGCGGATTGTCGGGATCAAGGCCGACAAGGACGAAGGCAGGGCCGCAGCCATAGGGAACTCACATCAATTCGTCGTCTTCGGGCTGGACCCCGACAATCCGCAACACCTCCGCGTTCCCGAAAAGAAGTTCCTTCCGCTTCCACCCGCCGCAATTCCCTCCCGCCTTCAACTCCAGTACAAAGGAGAAATGATCGAAACCGCCCTCCAACGCGCACCCGCAGCACCGCTTCTCCTCGCCCGCCTGGGCCAGTTCGAGGTGCGCCTGGCCGCCACCCCGGCCGAACGCCACGCCGCCTTCCGCCTGCGCTATGAGGTCTTCCACCGCGAGCGCGGCGTCGATGCGCCCTCGATGGACCATGCCGAACACGTCGAAGCCGACGCCTTCGACCCGTTCTGCGACCATATCATCGTCATCGACACCCGCGCCCGCACCCTAGGGGATGCCCCGGCGATCGTTGGCACCTACCGCGCCATGCGCAGCCCGGCGCCCGGCCTGGGCTGGTACGCCGATACCGAATTCGATCTTTCCAACCTTTTCGCCCGCCATCCCGACCTGCGCTTTTGCGAAGTCGGACGCTCCTGCGTCGCACCTTCCTACCGTTCCATGCGCACCATCGAGGCGCTCTGGTGCGGGCTCTGGGCCTATGCCTGTCGCAACGGCATCGACGCCTATTTCGGCGCCGCCAGTTTTCCCGGCACCGATCCCGCCGCCCACGGCCTGGCCCTTTCGCACCTCTACCAGACCGCCCGCGCCCCAGAGGAATGGTCGGCAACCGCCCGGCCCGGCAACGCCCTGCCCATGAACCGGCTCGAAACCGTCGACCGCCACGCCGCCCTGCGCGCCATGCCTCCGCTTGTGCGCGGCTATCTGCGCGTCAACGCCGTCTTCGGCGACACG from Pelagibacterium sp. 26DY04 harbors:
- a CDS encoding GNAT family N-acyltransferase yields the protein MLRIVGIKADKDEGRAAAIGNSHQFVVFGLDPDNPQHLRVPEKKFLPLPPAAIPSRLQLQYKGEMIETALQRAPAAPLLLARLGQFEVRLAATPAERHAAFRLRYEVFHRERGVDAPSMDHAEHVEADAFDPFCDHIIVIDTRARTLGDAPAIVGTYRAMRSPAPGLGWYADTEFDLSNLFARHPDLRFCEVGRSCVAPSYRSMRTIEALWCGLWAYACRNGIDAYFGAASFPGTDPAAHGLALSHLYQTARAPEEWSATARPGNALPMNRLETVDRHAALRAMPPLVRGYLRVNAVFGDTAYVDRAFGTTDVFVLARFAAAPLAYRRRVERVTGLRHPGL